The Enterobacter mori genomic interval CGGCAATATGCTGGCCTGCCTGCTGGCGAAAGAAGGTAATGCGGTGCCGCTGGATGCCGCTGTTATTGTCTCCGCTCCCTTTATGCTCGAGCAGTGCAGCTACCATATGGAAAAAGGGTTTTCCCGCGTCTATCAGCGCTACCTGCTCAACCTGCTGAAGGCCAACGCCGCGCGCAAGCTGAAGGCCTACCCGGACACGCTGCCGGTTAGCCTGCAGCAGCTCAAGCGCGTGAAGCGTCTGCGCGAGTTTGACGATCTGATCACCTCGAAGATCCACGGTTTTGCCGATGCGATTGACTATTACCGTCAGTGCAGCGCCATGCCGCTGTTGAATCAAATCACCACGCCGACGCTAATCATCCACGCCAAAGACGATCCGTTTATGGATCATCACTCCATTCCGGCACCGGAGCATTTACCGGCCAACGTGCAGTATCAGCTCACCGAGTACGGCGGGCACGTCGGCTTTGTTGGCGGCACGCTGCGCAGGCCGAAAATGTGGCTGGAAACCCGCATCCCTGACTGGCTCACCTCTTTTCTGGACGGTAAAAAATGATTATCCCCTGGCAGGATCTCGCTCCCGAAACGCTCGATAATCTGATTGAAAGCTTTGTATTACGTGAAGGCACCGATTATGGTGAACAAGAACGTTCGCTCGAACAAAAGGTCAGCGATGTTAAGCGCCAGCTGAAAAGCGGCGACGTGGTGCTGGTGTGGTCCGAACTGCATGAGACGGTCAATATCATGCCCCGCAACGCGTTTCACGGCTGATCTGTAAACCTTTCCAGTCAGGGAGTTGCTATGTCTGCCAGACATCCGGTTATTGCCGTTACGGGCTCGAGTGGTGCGGGAACCACCACCACCAGCCTCGCATTTCGCAAGATTTTCGCACAGCTGAATCTCCAGGCGGCAGAAGTGGAGGGCGACAGCTTTCACCGCTATACGCGCCCGGAAATGGACATGGCCATCCGCAAGGCGCGCGATCTGGGCAAACACATCAGCTATTTCGGCCCGGAAGCCAACGATTTCGGCCTGCTGGAGCAAACCTTTCGCGAATACGGGCAAAGCGGTACCGGGCAGTCCCGCAAGTATCTGCACACCTACGACGAAGCCGTTCCCTGGAACCAGGTGCCGGGGACATTCACCCCGTGGCAACCCCTGCCGGAGCCGACGGACGTGCTGTTTTACGAAGGGCTACACGGCGGCGTGGTCACACCTCAACACGACGTCGCGCGTCACGTGGATCTGCTGGTCGGCGTGGTGCCGATTGTTAACCTTGAGTGGATCCAGAAGCTGACGCGTGACATGAGCGAGCGCGGGCATTCTCGCGAAGCGGTGATGGATTCCGTCGTGCGTTCCATGGAGGACTACATCAACTTCCTGACGCCGCAGTTCTCCCGCACCCACATCAACTTCCAGCGCGTGCCGACGGTGGATACCTCCAACCCGTTTGCGGCCAAAACAATCCCGTCGCTGGATGAGAGCTTCGTCGTCATCCATTTCCGCAATCTCGAAGGCATTGATTACCCCTGGCTGCTGGCGATGCTGCAGGGCTCGTTTATTTCGCACATGAATACGTTGGTGGTGCCGGGCGGAAAAATGGGGCTGGCGATGGAGTTAATTATGACGCCGCTGGTCCAGCGACTGATGGAAGGGAAGCAGATTGCGTGAGTTGTTTTGCCCGGTGGCGCTGCGCTTACCGGGCCTACGTTCGTGCTTTTGTAGGGCGGGTCAGCGAAGCGCCACCCGCCAAAAGATTATGCCTCGATCACTTCATACGAATGGGT includes:
- a CDS encoding hydrolase, which encodes MTQIIPSDFDIAAEESAEFVPMRGVANPHLQTMLPRLIRRKVQFTPHWQRLDLPDGDFLDLAWSEAPEQARHKPRLVVFHGLEGSLHSPYAHGLIEAAKARGWLAVVMHFRGCSGEPNRQKRIYHSGETEDGTWFLHWLRENFGTVPTAAVGYSLGGNMLACLLAKEGNAVPLDAAVIVSAPFMLEQCSYHMEKGFSRVYQRYLLNLLKANAARKLKAYPDTLPVSLQQLKRVKRLREFDDLITSKIHGFADAIDYYRQCSAMPLLNQITTPTLIIHAKDDPFMDHHSIPAPEHLPANVQYQLTEYGGHVGFVGGTLRRPKMWLETRIPDWLTSFLDGKK
- a CDS encoding YheU family protein, giving the protein MIIPWQDLAPETLDNLIESFVLREGTDYGEQERSLEQKVSDVKRQLKSGDVVLVWSELHETVNIMPRNAFHG
- a CDS encoding phosphoribulokinase, translated to MSARHPVIAVTGSSGAGTTTTSLAFRKIFAQLNLQAAEVEGDSFHRYTRPEMDMAIRKARDLGKHISYFGPEANDFGLLEQTFREYGQSGTGQSRKYLHTYDEAVPWNQVPGTFTPWQPLPEPTDVLFYEGLHGGVVTPQHDVARHVDLLVGVVPIVNLEWIQKLTRDMSERGHSREAVMDSVVRSMEDYINFLTPQFSRTHINFQRVPTVDTSNPFAAKTIPSLDESFVVIHFRNLEGIDYPWLLAMLQGSFISHMNTLVVPGGKMGLAMELIMTPLVQRLMEGKQIA